The genomic region CCGGCATATCCTGGAAAAAATTGCCATTGTGGCGGATTTCGACAACAAACCCGGCACCGGCATCGCCTTCCAGATCGATGTCGAGGATGCGATCGGCGTCCTGCATCAGGTGGAAGCATTAACTCAAGAACTCGAGGGGACTATATGATTGAAAATCGCCTTATTATCCGGGTCAGGGACATCATGAAAACCGACTTCGGTACGATCGACGGAATCGCCACTGTGCGGGATGCCTTGAACAAAATGAAAACATTGAAGACGTCGGTGTTGATCGTCAACAAGCGTCATGACGACGATGAATACGCTTTGATCAACTGCGGTGATATTGCGCGGCATGTGCTGGCCAAAGACAAAGCCCCGGAGCGGGTGAACGTCTATGAAATCATGACCAAACCGGTCATTTCGGTCCATCCGGACATGGACATCCGCTATTGCTCGAGGTTGTTCGCAAACTACAATCTGGTGCGGGCACCGGTGGTCGAAAACAAAAAGGTGATCGGCATCGTCAGCCCCAATTCCCTGGTTTTG from Methylosarcina fibrata AML-C10 harbors:
- a CDS encoding CBS domain-containing protein encodes the protein MIENRLIIRVRDIMKTDFGTIDGIATVRDALNKMKTLKTSVLIVNKRHDDDEYALINCGDIARHVLAKDKAPERVNVYEIMTKPVISVHPDMDIRYCSRLFANYNLVRAPVVENKKVIGIVSPNSLVLDGLYKLTQ